In one Trichosurus vulpecula isolate mTriVul1 chromosome 8, mTriVul1.pri, whole genome shotgun sequence genomic region, the following are encoded:
- the VPS33B gene encoding vacuolar protein sorting-associated protein 33B isoform X3 yields MSPLDRIANVSILKQHEVDKLYKVENKPVFSTSEQLCFLVRPRIRNMRYIANLVNADKMAGRSRKYKVIFSPQKFYACEMVLEEEGIYGALCMVSYHGWLEDSSCQHCHPWLLFTPTDVSCDEWAFSLLPLDVDLLSMELPEFFRDYFLEGNQRWINTVAQALHLISNLYGPFANCYGIGRCAKMVYEMWRELEEEEEGEIKGRKPEIGHIFLLDRDVDFVTALCSQVVYEGLVDDTFRIKCGSVDFGPDVTSSDKSLKVLLNAQDKVFNEIRNEHFSNVFGFLSQKARNLQAQYDRRRGMDIKQMKNFVSQELKGLKQEHRLLSLHIGACESIMKKKTKQDFQELIKTEHALLEGFNIRESTSYIEEHIDRQVSPIESLRLMCLLSITENGLVPKDYRSLKTQYLQSYGPEHLLTFSNLRRTGLLTEQVPGDTLTAVENKVSKLVTDKAAGKITDAFSSLAKRSNFRGISKKLGLIPRGDSEYDLKVPRDMAYVFSGAYIPLSCRIIEQVLERKSWLGLEEVVRLLNGNEFAVTDTIPEENAPSDSLRLVLVVFLGGCTFSEISALRFLGRERGYRFIFLTTAVTNSARLMEAMSEVKT; encoded by the exons ATGAGCCCATTGGATCGAATTGCCAATGTCTCTATTCTCAag CAACACGAAGTGGACAAACTGTACAAGGTGGAGAACAAACCTGTCTTTAGTACCAGTGAACA GTTGTGCTTCCTTGTCCGACCCCGAATCAGGAACATGCGGTACATTGCAA ACCTTGTCAATGCTGACAAAATGGCTGGTCGGTCTCGAAAGTACAAAGTGATCTTTAGCCCACAGAAG ttctatgCATGTGAGATGGTACTTGAGGAAGAGGGAATTTACGGAG ccCTCTGCATGGTGAGCTATCATGGATGGCTGGAAGATAGTAGTTGCCAGCATTGCCACCCCTGGCTGTTGTTCACACCCACAGATGTGAGCTGTGATGAGTGGGCCTTCTCCTTGCTGCCTCTTGATGTGGATCTCCTCAGCATGGAACTGCCTGAATTCTTCAGAGACTACTTCTTG GAGGGAAACCAGCGTTGGATTAATACTGTGGCCCAAGCCCTGCACCTTATCAGTAATCTCTATGGACCTTTTGCAAACTGCTATGGAATCGGCCGATGTGCCAAG ATGGTGTACGAGATGTGGAGGgaactggaggaggaagaggaaggtgagATAAAAGGCCGGAAACCAGAAATTGGGCACATTTTTCTTCTGGATAGAG ATGTGGACTTTGtgactgcactctgctcccaagTGGTATATGAGGGGCTAGTAGATGACACCTTCCGAATCAAGTGTG GGAGTGTGGATTTTGGTCCAGATGTCACATCCTCTGACAAGAGCCTCAAAGTGCTGCTTAATGCCCAGGATAAG GTGTTTAATGAGATTCGTAATGAGCATTTCTCCAATGTCTTTGGCTTCCTGAGCCAGAAGGCCCGGAACCTGCAGGCACAGTATGAT CGTCGTCGTGGTATGGACATCAAGCAGATGAAGAACTTTGTCTCTCAGGAGCTCAAGGGGCTGAAGCAAGAGCACCGATTGCTGAGTTTAC ATATTGGGGCCTGTGAGTctatcatgaaaaagaaaaccaagcagGATTTCCAGGAGCTGATCAAGACAGAACATG CACTGCTAGAAGGGTTCAACATCCGTGAGAGCACAAGCTATATTGAGGAGCACATTGACCGACAG GTTTCACCTATTGAAAGCCTCCGTCTCATGTGTCTCCTGTCCATCACTGAGAATG GTTTGGTGCCCAAAGATTACCGCTCTCTGAAAACCCAGTATCTTCAG AGCTATGGACCTGAGCACCTGCTGACCTTCTCTAATCTGCGTCGGACAGGGCTGTTAACAGAGCAGGTTCCAGGAGATACTCTTACTGCAGTAGAGAATAAAGTGAGCAAATTGGTGACTGATAAAGCTGCAG GAAAAATCACTGATGCTTTCAGTTCTTTGGCTAAAAGAAGCAATTTTCGTGGCATCAGCAAAAAGCTGGGCTTG ATTCCACGTGGGGACAGTGAGTATGATTTGAAAGTGCCACGGGATATGGCGTATGTCTTCAGTGGTGCCTACATACCCCTCAGCTGCCGCATCATTGAACAG GTATTAGAGCGAAAGAGCTGGCTGGGCCTTGAGGAAGTTGTTCGGTTACTCAATGGCAATGAATTTGCAGTCACAG ACACGATACCTGAAGAAAATGCCCCTAGTGATTCCCTGCGTCTTGTCCTTGTGGTTTTTCTGGGTGGATGCACCTTCTCTGAGATCTCAGCTCTCCGGTTCTTGGGCAGAGAGAGAG GTTATAGATTCATTTTCTTGACAACGGCCGTGACAAATAGTGCTCGGCTCATGGAGGCCATGAGCGAGGTGAAAACATGA
- the HDDC3 gene encoding guanosine-3',5'-bis(diphosphate) 3'-pyrophosphohydrolase MESH1 yields the protein MSSDAALLLEAADFAARKHRKQRRKDPEETPYINHPIGVARILTHEAGVTDVVVLQAALLHDTVEDTDTTLEEVEEHFGAEVRRIVDEVTDNKELPKLERKRLQVENASHSSRGAKLVKLADKLYNLRDLNRRTPKGWSEQRVQEYFEWAAQVVKGLQGTSPQMEGALQKLFQERGLSL from the exons ATGAGCTCAGACGCGGCGTTGCTTTTGGAGGCGGCCGACTTCGCCGCCAGGAAGCATCGCAAGCAGCGGCGGAAGGACCCGGAGGAGACCCCGTACATCAATCACCCCATCG GTGTGGCTCGCATCTTAACCCACGAGGCGGGAGTGACGGACGTCGTGGTGCTGCAG GCCGCTTTGCTTCACGACACTGTGGAAGACACAGACACCACgttggaggaggtggaggaacaTTTTGGGGCGGAGGTGAGGCGCATTGTGGATGAGGTGACCGATAACAAGGAGCTGCCCAAGCTGGAGCGAAAGCGACTGCAGGTGGAGAACGCCTCGCACAGCAGCCGGGGTGCCAAGCTGGTGAAACTGGCAGATAAGCTGTACAACCTTCGGGACCTGAACCGGCGCACCCCGAAAG GATGGTCTGAGCAGAGGGTTCAGGAGTACTTTGAGTGGGCAGCACAAGTGGTAAAAGGCCTTCAGGGCACAAGCCCCCAAATGGAAGGTGCATTGCAGAAACTGTTCCAAGAACGAGGACTATCCCTGTGA
- the VPS33B gene encoding vacuolar protein sorting-associated protein 33B isoform X1 — MAFPHRPDAPELPDFSMLKRLARDQLIYLLEQLPGKKDLFIEADLMSPLDRIANVSILKQHEVDKLYKVENKPVFSTSEQLCFLVRPRIRNMRYIANLVNADKMAGRSRKYKVIFSPQKFYACEMVLEEEGIYGALCMVSYHGWLEDSSCQHCHPWLLFTPTDVSCDEWAFSLLPLDVDLLSMELPEFFRDYFLEGNQRWINTVAQALHLISNLYGPFANCYGIGRCAKMVYEMWRELEEEEEGEIKGRKPEIGHIFLLDRDVDFVTALCSQVVYEGLVDDTFRIKCGSVDFGPDVTSSDKSLKVLLNAQDKVFNEIRNEHFSNVFGFLSQKARNLQAQYDRRRGMDIKQMKNFVSQELKGLKQEHRLLSLHIGACESIMKKKTKQDFQELIKTEHALLEGFNIRESTSYIEEHIDRQVSPIESLRLMCLLSITENGLVPKDYRSLKTQYLQSYGPEHLLTFSNLRRTGLLTEQVPGDTLTAVENKVSKLVTDKAAGKITDAFSSLAKRSNFRGISKKLGLIPRGDSEYDLKVPRDMAYVFSGAYIPLSCRIIEQVLERKSWLGLEEVVRLLNGNEFAVTDTIPEENAPSDSLRLVLVVFLGGCTFSEISALRFLGRERGYRFIFLTTAVTNSARLMEAMSEVKT; from the exons ATGGCTTTTCCGCATCGGCCTGATGCCCCAGAGCTGCCCGACTTCTCCATGCTCAAGAGACTGGCCCGGGACCAGCTCATCTACCTGCTGGAGCAG CTTCCTGGGAAGAAGGACTTATTTATTGAGGCAGATCTGATGAGCCCATTGGATCGAATTGCCAATGTCTCTATTCTCAag CAACACGAAGTGGACAAACTGTACAAGGTGGAGAACAAACCTGTCTTTAGTACCAGTGAACA GTTGTGCTTCCTTGTCCGACCCCGAATCAGGAACATGCGGTACATTGCAA ACCTTGTCAATGCTGACAAAATGGCTGGTCGGTCTCGAAAGTACAAAGTGATCTTTAGCCCACAGAAG ttctatgCATGTGAGATGGTACTTGAGGAAGAGGGAATTTACGGAG ccCTCTGCATGGTGAGCTATCATGGATGGCTGGAAGATAGTAGTTGCCAGCATTGCCACCCCTGGCTGTTGTTCACACCCACAGATGTGAGCTGTGATGAGTGGGCCTTCTCCTTGCTGCCTCTTGATGTGGATCTCCTCAGCATGGAACTGCCTGAATTCTTCAGAGACTACTTCTTG GAGGGAAACCAGCGTTGGATTAATACTGTGGCCCAAGCCCTGCACCTTATCAGTAATCTCTATGGACCTTTTGCAAACTGCTATGGAATCGGCCGATGTGCCAAG ATGGTGTACGAGATGTGGAGGgaactggaggaggaagaggaaggtgagATAAAAGGCCGGAAACCAGAAATTGGGCACATTTTTCTTCTGGATAGAG ATGTGGACTTTGtgactgcactctgctcccaagTGGTATATGAGGGGCTAGTAGATGACACCTTCCGAATCAAGTGTG GGAGTGTGGATTTTGGTCCAGATGTCACATCCTCTGACAAGAGCCTCAAAGTGCTGCTTAATGCCCAGGATAAG GTGTTTAATGAGATTCGTAATGAGCATTTCTCCAATGTCTTTGGCTTCCTGAGCCAGAAGGCCCGGAACCTGCAGGCACAGTATGAT CGTCGTCGTGGTATGGACATCAAGCAGATGAAGAACTTTGTCTCTCAGGAGCTCAAGGGGCTGAAGCAAGAGCACCGATTGCTGAGTTTAC ATATTGGGGCCTGTGAGTctatcatgaaaaagaaaaccaagcagGATTTCCAGGAGCTGATCAAGACAGAACATG CACTGCTAGAAGGGTTCAACATCCGTGAGAGCACAAGCTATATTGAGGAGCACATTGACCGACAG GTTTCACCTATTGAAAGCCTCCGTCTCATGTGTCTCCTGTCCATCACTGAGAATG GTTTGGTGCCCAAAGATTACCGCTCTCTGAAAACCCAGTATCTTCAG AGCTATGGACCTGAGCACCTGCTGACCTTCTCTAATCTGCGTCGGACAGGGCTGTTAACAGAGCAGGTTCCAGGAGATACTCTTACTGCAGTAGAGAATAAAGTGAGCAAATTGGTGACTGATAAAGCTGCAG GAAAAATCACTGATGCTTTCAGTTCTTTGGCTAAAAGAAGCAATTTTCGTGGCATCAGCAAAAAGCTGGGCTTG ATTCCACGTGGGGACAGTGAGTATGATTTGAAAGTGCCACGGGATATGGCGTATGTCTTCAGTGGTGCCTACATACCCCTCAGCTGCCGCATCATTGAACAG GTATTAGAGCGAAAGAGCTGGCTGGGCCTTGAGGAAGTTGTTCGGTTACTCAATGGCAATGAATTTGCAGTCACAG ACACGATACCTGAAGAAAATGCCCCTAGTGATTCCCTGCGTCTTGTCCTTGTGGTTTTTCTGGGTGGATGCACCTTCTCTGAGATCTCAGCTCTCCGGTTCTTGGGCAGAGAGAGAG GTTATAGATTCATTTTCTTGACAACGGCCGTGACAAATAGTGCTCGGCTCATGGAGGCCATGAGCGAGGTGAAAACATGA
- the VPS33B gene encoding vacuolar protein sorting-associated protein 33B isoform X2, whose product MAFPHRPDAPELPDFSMLKRLARDQLIYLLEQLPGKKDLFIEADLMSPLDRIANVSILKQHEVDKLYKVENKPVFSTSEQLCFLVRPRIRNMRYIANLVNADKMAGRSRKYKVIFSPQKFYACEMVLEEEGIYGDVSCDEWAFSLLPLDVDLLSMELPEFFRDYFLEGNQRWINTVAQALHLISNLYGPFANCYGIGRCAKMVYEMWRELEEEEEGEIKGRKPEIGHIFLLDRDVDFVTALCSQVVYEGLVDDTFRIKCGSVDFGPDVTSSDKSLKVLLNAQDKVFNEIRNEHFSNVFGFLSQKARNLQAQYDRRRGMDIKQMKNFVSQELKGLKQEHRLLSLHIGACESIMKKKTKQDFQELIKTEHALLEGFNIRESTSYIEEHIDRQVSPIESLRLMCLLSITENGLVPKDYRSLKTQYLQSYGPEHLLTFSNLRRTGLLTEQVPGDTLTAVENKVSKLVTDKAAGKITDAFSSLAKRSNFRGISKKLGLIPRGDSEYDLKVPRDMAYVFSGAYIPLSCRIIEQVLERKSWLGLEEVVRLLNGNEFAVTDTIPEENAPSDSLRLVLVVFLGGCTFSEISALRFLGRERGYRFIFLTTAVTNSARLMEAMSEVKT is encoded by the exons ATGGCTTTTCCGCATCGGCCTGATGCCCCAGAGCTGCCCGACTTCTCCATGCTCAAGAGACTGGCCCGGGACCAGCTCATCTACCTGCTGGAGCAG CTTCCTGGGAAGAAGGACTTATTTATTGAGGCAGATCTGATGAGCCCATTGGATCGAATTGCCAATGTCTCTATTCTCAag CAACACGAAGTGGACAAACTGTACAAGGTGGAGAACAAACCTGTCTTTAGTACCAGTGAACA GTTGTGCTTCCTTGTCCGACCCCGAATCAGGAACATGCGGTACATTGCAA ACCTTGTCAATGCTGACAAAATGGCTGGTCGGTCTCGAAAGTACAAAGTGATCTTTAGCCCACAGAAG ttctatgCATGTGAGATGGTACTTGAGGAAGAGGGAATTTACGGAG ATGTGAGCTGTGATGAGTGGGCCTTCTCCTTGCTGCCTCTTGATGTGGATCTCCTCAGCATGGAACTGCCTGAATTCTTCAGAGACTACTTCTTG GAGGGAAACCAGCGTTGGATTAATACTGTGGCCCAAGCCCTGCACCTTATCAGTAATCTCTATGGACCTTTTGCAAACTGCTATGGAATCGGCCGATGTGCCAAG ATGGTGTACGAGATGTGGAGGgaactggaggaggaagaggaaggtgagATAAAAGGCCGGAAACCAGAAATTGGGCACATTTTTCTTCTGGATAGAG ATGTGGACTTTGtgactgcactctgctcccaagTGGTATATGAGGGGCTAGTAGATGACACCTTCCGAATCAAGTGTG GGAGTGTGGATTTTGGTCCAGATGTCACATCCTCTGACAAGAGCCTCAAAGTGCTGCTTAATGCCCAGGATAAG GTGTTTAATGAGATTCGTAATGAGCATTTCTCCAATGTCTTTGGCTTCCTGAGCCAGAAGGCCCGGAACCTGCAGGCACAGTATGAT CGTCGTCGTGGTATGGACATCAAGCAGATGAAGAACTTTGTCTCTCAGGAGCTCAAGGGGCTGAAGCAAGAGCACCGATTGCTGAGTTTAC ATATTGGGGCCTGTGAGTctatcatgaaaaagaaaaccaagcagGATTTCCAGGAGCTGATCAAGACAGAACATG CACTGCTAGAAGGGTTCAACATCCGTGAGAGCACAAGCTATATTGAGGAGCACATTGACCGACAG GTTTCACCTATTGAAAGCCTCCGTCTCATGTGTCTCCTGTCCATCACTGAGAATG GTTTGGTGCCCAAAGATTACCGCTCTCTGAAAACCCAGTATCTTCAG AGCTATGGACCTGAGCACCTGCTGACCTTCTCTAATCTGCGTCGGACAGGGCTGTTAACAGAGCAGGTTCCAGGAGATACTCTTACTGCAGTAGAGAATAAAGTGAGCAAATTGGTGACTGATAAAGCTGCAG GAAAAATCACTGATGCTTTCAGTTCTTTGGCTAAAAGAAGCAATTTTCGTGGCATCAGCAAAAAGCTGGGCTTG ATTCCACGTGGGGACAGTGAGTATGATTTGAAAGTGCCACGGGATATGGCGTATGTCTTCAGTGGTGCCTACATACCCCTCAGCTGCCGCATCATTGAACAG GTATTAGAGCGAAAGAGCTGGCTGGGCCTTGAGGAAGTTGTTCGGTTACTCAATGGCAATGAATTTGCAGTCACAG ACACGATACCTGAAGAAAATGCCCCTAGTGATTCCCTGCGTCTTGTCCTTGTGGTTTTTCTGGGTGGATGCACCTTCTCTGAGATCTCAGCTCTCCGGTTCTTGGGCAGAGAGAGAG GTTATAGATTCATTTTCTTGACAACGGCCGTGACAAATAGTGCTCGGCTCATGGAGGCCATGAGCGAGGTGAAAACATGA